In Halobaculum limi, one DNA window encodes the following:
- a CDS encoding DUF7287 family protein yields the protein MSRPVDSSETAATTTPHGSADRAQTTIDYAIGISVFLLVVAFVFAFAPSLTTPFTNDATDAVVVSDRAADRLAHDLLVDDPTRPTVLNATCTVGFFNTTGPDISGDCRYDTDASDLKGALAVGSPARTVNVTVVDDTGIVGVGGTTLAAGPKPPGSADISVSQRAVLLDGRDATVVVRVW from the coding sequence GTGAGCCGACCGGTGGACTCCTCGGAGACCGCAGCGACGACGACACCGCACGGTTCGGCCGACCGCGCGCAGACGACCATCGACTACGCCATCGGCATCAGCGTGTTCTTACTCGTGGTCGCGTTCGTGTTCGCGTTCGCACCGTCGCTGACGACGCCGTTCACCAACGACGCGACCGACGCGGTCGTCGTCTCCGACCGCGCGGCCGACCGCCTCGCACACGACCTTCTCGTCGACGACCCCACTCGACCAACGGTGTTGAACGCCACGTGTACGGTCGGCTTCTTCAACACGACCGGACCAGACATCTCTGGCGACTGTCGGTACGACACCGACGCGAGCGACCTGAAGGGTGCACTCGCTGTTGGCTCGCCTGCTCGAACGGTGAACGTGACCGTCGTAGACGACACTGGAATCGTTGGCGTAGGCGGAACGACGCTCGCGGCCGGGCCGAAACCGCCCGGGAGCGCCGATATCTCAGTCTCACAGCGGGCCGTCCTGCTCGACGGCCGTGACGCGACCGTCGTCGTGAGGGTGTGGTGA
- a CDS encoding DUF7266 family protein has translation MRNPFTAVRTLTTSSDYRRDRATATTLSYVLTLGITALLISGLIAAAGGTVDRQREDTAREAMEVVGQQLASRLMAADRLAETGASDVTVRGDYPETLAGVAYTVTVTGGAGGSPTTIVLSSAQLDGTVTVTAATRTPVANASVSGGDVDIVLVGGQLEVQSS, from the coding sequence ATGCGTAACCCGTTCACTGCGGTGAGAACGCTCACTACTTCAAGTGACTACCGGCGCGACCGCGCGACGGCGACGACGCTGTCGTACGTCCTGACGCTCGGCATCACCGCGTTACTGATCAGCGGATTGATCGCGGCGGCGGGCGGGACGGTCGACCGACAGCGAGAGGACACCGCTCGCGAGGCGATGGAGGTCGTCGGCCAGCAGTTGGCCTCGCGGCTGATGGCCGCCGACCGACTCGCCGAAACTGGGGCGAGCGACGTGACGGTCCGCGGAGATTACCCCGAGACGCTCGCGGGTGTCGCCTACACGGTGACTGTCACCGGCGGGGCCGGCGGGTCACCGACGACGATCGTACTGTCGTCGGCACAGTTGGACGGCACAGTCACGGTCACGGCGGCGACGCGAACGCCGGTCGCGAACGCGAGCGTCAGCGGCGGCGACGTGGACATCGTTCTCGTCGGCGGCCAACTGGAGGTGCAGTCGTCGTGA
- a CDS encoding DUF7288 family protein has protein sequence MRAQAHTLEGFAAAIILLSGVLFALQATAVTPLTASTSNQHIENQQAAVAEGVLASAEANGTLVESLLYWDTSEERFIDSGTRDVYANGGPPTPFGATLNRTFSDDRIAFNVEILHTSAGGGQTRTRMVYMGTPSDNAVAASRTVVLFDDDPLGDGSGTVGDAADDGEFYADDLDDGPLFAVLEVRIIVWRI, from the coding sequence ATGCGCGCACAAGCACACACGCTGGAAGGGTTCGCGGCCGCCATCATCCTACTGAGCGGCGTGTTGTTCGCGCTGCAAGCGACGGCAGTGACCCCACTGACGGCGAGTACGTCGAACCAACACATCGAGAACCAGCAGGCGGCCGTCGCCGAGGGTGTGCTCGCGTCCGCGGAGGCGAACGGCACGCTCGTCGAGTCGCTGCTGTACTGGGACACCAGCGAAGAGCGATTCATCGACTCCGGCACTCGCGACGTGTACGCCAACGGCGGTCCACCGACGCCGTTCGGCGCGACGCTGAACCGGACGTTCTCCGACGATCGGATCGCGTTCAACGTCGAGATACTCCACACCAGCGCCGGCGGCGGACAGACGCGGACGCGGATGGTGTACATGGGGACGCCCAGCGACAACGCCGTCGCGGCCAGTCGAACGGTCGTCCTGTTCGACGACGACCCGCTCGGAGATGGCTCTGGAACCGTGGGTGACGCGGCCGACGACGGGGAGTTCTACGCGGACGACCTCGACGACGGCCCGCTGTTTGCGGTCTTGGAGGTGCGCATCATCGTATGGAGGATCTGA
- a CDS encoding type II secretion system F family protein has protein sequence MSLDTGSSSFGDAEGFADAFYPLFQRLFDEDGDFVGSVEQKLTEARMNQPVELYVSRALGVGVLAGLVLWLVGMTIGWGLFALGIVSAEAIGLGIPVGSEQAAAQLEALTEPAAVLVSGLVFGSIGFGLGFGTLLAIPYQRADARKREINMLLADAVSFMYALSVGGLNQLEILEAMAQADDTYGEVAREFQSIVQETTYFGTDYRNAVRQQSIETPSEEFAQFLTDMLSIINSGGDMERFLYDKKEKHLRTAKQQQELTLETLELFGEMYMTLSLFPLLLIIILVIMSMLGQGQDFLLTATVYALTPLIGVGFLVLVSTVKQDEPGDGYLDPDGVDDHFAEEQREGLFHLGLVEVFTGEFSVFDRIKSREGNYKTRELLAAPHVFFRDNPLYTLALTVPAALVLVGIALLSGRAPTSFQGFIDAPVWGTFIWVYVPAYLTLIPLVVFYEWHQIRRGGITGKLSDNLRKLSSANDTGQTLLESIRSTADTSTGKLAEEFDVMYAKVNYGMSLREALVEFNNKYHIPRLARTVKLISEAQQASSQITDVLTTAAQASENQDDIERERKSRTRMQVAIILMTYLTLLAVMAILKLRFLDILAGLTAQAGSSGASSGGGGLGSGGFAGGVNVERLSVLFFHAVTIQAILSGIIAGYIRSADIISGMKYVVVLLTVALGVWAVVA, from the coding sequence ATGAGCCTAGATACGGGATCGAGTAGCTTCGGCGACGCCGAGGGGTTCGCGGACGCGTTCTACCCGCTGTTCCAGCGACTCTTCGACGAGGACGGCGACTTCGTCGGTTCCGTCGAACAGAAACTGACCGAGGCGCGAATGAACCAGCCGGTCGAGTTGTACGTCTCGCGCGCACTCGGGGTCGGCGTGCTGGCTGGCCTCGTGTTGTGGCTCGTCGGGATGACCATCGGGTGGGGACTGTTCGCGCTCGGTATCGTGAGTGCCGAAGCGATTGGGTTGGGTATCCCGGTCGGCTCTGAACAGGCCGCCGCGCAGTTGGAGGCGCTGACCGAACCCGCCGCGGTGCTGGTGAGCGGCCTCGTCTTCGGGAGTATCGGATTCGGACTGGGGTTCGGGACGCTGCTGGCGATTCCGTACCAACGCGCCGACGCTCGCAAGCGTGAGATCAATATGCTCCTCGCGGACGCGGTGTCGTTTATGTACGCCCTGTCCGTGGGTGGGCTGAATCAGTTGGAGATTCTCGAAGCGATGGCGCAGGCGGACGACACCTACGGTGAAGTCGCCCGCGAGTTCCAGAGCATCGTCCAAGAGACGACGTACTTCGGCACCGACTACCGGAACGCGGTTCGTCAACAGTCGATCGAGACACCCAGCGAGGAGTTCGCGCAGTTCCTCACCGACATGCTGTCGATCATCAACTCCGGCGGTGATATGGAGCGGTTCCTCTACGATAAGAAGGAGAAACACCTGCGCACGGCCAAACAACAGCAGGAGTTGACGCTGGAGACGCTGGAGTTGTTCGGCGAGATGTACATGACGCTCTCGCTGTTCCCGCTCTTGCTCATCATCATCCTCGTCATTATGTCGATGCTCGGGCAGGGCCAGGACTTCCTGCTGACGGCGACCGTCTACGCGCTCACGCCGCTCATCGGCGTGGGGTTCCTCGTCCTCGTCTCGACGGTGAAACAGGACGAACCCGGCGACGGCTACCTCGACCCCGACGGCGTCGACGACCACTTCGCCGAGGAACAGCGTGAGGGCCTCTTCCACCTCGGCCTCGTCGAGGTGTTCACCGGGGAGTTCTCCGTGTTCGACCGGATCAAGTCCCGCGAGGGCAACTACAAGACGCGTGAACTGCTGGCGGCCCCGCACGTGTTCTTCAGGGACAACCCGCTGTACACGCTCGCGTTGACGGTCCCGGCCGCGTTGGTCCTCGTCGGGATCGCACTCCTCTCGGGTCGTGCGCCGACCTCGTTCCAGGGGTTCATCGACGCTCCCGTGTGGGGGACGTTCATCTGGGTGTACGTCCCGGCGTACCTGACGCTCATCCCGCTGGTCGTCTTCTACGAGTGGCACCAGATCCGTCGCGGCGGCATCACCGGGAAGCTCTCGGACAACCTCCGAAAGCTCTCGTCGGCCAACGACACCGGGCAGACGCTGCTCGAATCGATCCGGTCGACTGCGGACACCTCGACGGGCAAACTCGCCGAGGAGTTCGACGTGATGTACGCGAAGGTTAACTACGGGATGAGCCTGCGGGAGGCGCTCGTCGAGTTCAACAACAAGTACCACATCCCGCGGCTGGCGCGGACGGTCAAACTCATCTCGGAGGCACAGCAGGCGTCGAGTCAGATCACGGACGTCCTGACGACGGCGGCGCAGGCCTCGGAGAACCAAGACGACATCGAGCGCGAGCGGAAATCGCGCACGCGGATGCAGGTCGCCATCATCCTGATGACGTACCTCACCCTGCTGGCGGTGATGGCCATCCTGAAGCTCCGCTTCCTCGACATCCTCGCGGGGCTGACCGCGCAGGCAGGCTCTTCGGGTGCCTCGTCGGGCGGCGGCGGACTCGGCTCCGGTGGCTTCGCCGGCGGCGTCAACGTCGAGCGCCTGTCGGTGTTGTTCTTCCACGCAGTGACCATCCAGGCCATCCTCTCGGGCATCATCGCGGGCTACATTCGCAGCGCCGACATCATCTCGGGGATGAAGTACGTCGTCGTCCTCCTGACGGTCGCACTCGGCGTCTGGGCGGTGGTGGCGTGA
- a CDS encoding type IV pilin N-terminal domain-containing protein, translating to MNFSNLLRDDRAVSPVIGVILMVAITVILAAVIGSFVLGLGNSVQQTAPNANFQFDYDSAANEVTATHTGGDTIPASETVTLSAGVNNTTFTTAVSAGTSENTTYGSGDSVRVVWTSESGDTSQTLAEDTAP from the coding sequence ATGAACTTCAGCAACCTACTACGGGACGACCGTGCAGTGAGTCCAGTTATCGGCGTAATCCTGATGGTCGCGATTACCGTGATCCTCGCGGCCGTCATCGGGTCGTTCGTCCTCGGACTCGGGAACAGCGTCCAACAGACGGCACCGAACGCGAACTTCCAGTTCGACTACGACAGTGCGGCCAACGAAGTCACTGCCACGCACACTGGCGGCGACACGATCCCAGCTTCCGAGACGGTGACGCTGTCGGCGGGAGTTAACAACACGACGTTCACTACCGCGGTGAGTGCTGGTACCAGCGAAAACACAACCTACGGGTCGGGCGATTCCGTCCGTGTTGTCTGGACATCCGAGAGTGGAGATACCTCACAGACGCTCGCCGAGGACACCGCACCGTAG
- a CDS encoding DUF7261 family protein, translated as MNTLDRIAGEQTSEDRRGQLVLVAGLALAVILVAFVLLANTAIFTENLATRDNGVGEHDALGYRSSVVDGVGGIVDRENENAVGSDDYDAVRSNINDSVGALDEQLRGAAARSAASARINESGLTYTEGRLIRQTDSSREFRAANGDADWAVVTDTDGVRAFAMDVDPLASGSPGSLSSVFTIIVNDTSDGTEWRVYVYETGGDVAVAVEPDGGSQTQVCAVAGTTATLDLTAGTLDGEACSGLDWAAGVTDEYSVQFANGDEAQGTYDLTAAGGSSVFDPTLVNDDPSSGSPYAADAVYAVDVPVRFQTPELEYAATIRVAPGEHDA; from the coding sequence ATGAACACACTCGACCGAATCGCCGGTGAACAGACGAGTGAGGACCGACGGGGGCAACTCGTATTGGTCGCGGGACTCGCACTCGCGGTCATCCTCGTGGCGTTCGTCCTGTTGGCGAACACGGCCATCTTCACCGAGAATCTCGCGACCCGGGACAACGGCGTCGGCGAACACGACGCCCTCGGCTACCGCTCGTCGGTCGTCGACGGCGTCGGCGGCATCGTCGACCGCGAGAACGAGAACGCCGTCGGATCGGACGACTACGACGCGGTGAGATCGAATATCAACGACAGTGTCGGTGCGCTCGACGAGCAACTGCGTGGGGCGGCCGCCCGAAGCGCCGCGAGCGCCCGCATCAACGAGTCGGGACTGACGTACACCGAGGGGCGGCTGATCAGACAGACCGACTCCAGTCGGGAGTTCCGCGCAGCGAACGGTGACGCCGACTGGGCAGTCGTCACCGACACCGACGGCGTTCGGGCGTTCGCGATGGACGTGGACCCGCTTGCGTCCGGAAGCCCGGGGTCGCTGTCGAGCGTGTTCACGATCATCGTGAACGACACCTCCGACGGAACGGAGTGGCGCGTGTACGTGTACGAGACCGGCGGCGACGTCGCCGTCGCGGTCGAACCCGACGGGGGGTCACAGACGCAGGTGTGTGCCGTCGCCGGGACGACGGCGACGCTCGATCTTACCGCAGGTACGCTCGATGGTGAGGCGTGTTCGGGGCTCGACTGGGCCGCGGGCGTCACCGACGAGTACTCCGTCCAATTCGCGAACGGCGACGAGGCACAGGGAACCTACGACTTGACGGCTGCCGGTGGGTCGTCGGTGTTCGACCCAACACTCGTCAACGACGACCCCTCCTCGGGGTCGCCGTACGCCGCCGATGCGGTGTACGCCGTCGACGTGCCCGTTCGGTTCCAGACGCCGGAACTGGAGTACGCCGCGACGATTCGGGTCGCCCCGGGTGAACACGATGCGTAA
- a CDS encoding DUF7289 family protein, translated as MPTRGDGQRAQGDVIGVVLLLAITITGATTVVAFGGDALGGIQDSATNGAAEQSLTQFDSKASLVAHGDSDSQSVTLAGSTSATRSVDPDAGWMNITIRNATTGAVERTLTNTTLGSVTYREGETTVAYQGGGVWTRTGNGSAMISPPEFHYRGTTLTLPLVQVTGDTRLGSSVVVRNTGSSTAVYPDTEGAADLTNPLDDGKVVVTVGSAYYEAWGQFFRDRTSGDVDVDHANETATIELIVPFDTDFDNVVATTAAGGISAVPGPPPSPYRTGVQQPSADDLIESKVNDCENGSCNTSVSSGTVLYPGTYYVDGDYGSDLEVDASAGDVNLVVNGDFEPGTVTVTGPKNFTAYVREDFQVSGSDSVNAGGDVNTTRVVVHSDGHINFNGKYVFVGFLYAPGSDIQLNGGGGPKTVNLKGGIVGETIDVNGKPNEFEYDPMIETINIDVTGSTAPRITFLHVSVTEVNVTDD; from the coding sequence ATGCCTACTCGGGGGGACGGCCAGCGTGCACAGGGTGACGTCATCGGCGTCGTCCTCTTGCTGGCGATCACGATCACCGGCGCGACGACCGTCGTCGCGTTCGGCGGCGACGCACTCGGCGGCATTCAGGACTCCGCGACCAACGGGGCCGCAGAGCAGTCGCTGACGCAGTTCGACTCGAAGGCGAGTCTCGTCGCCCACGGCGACAGTGACTCCCAGAGTGTCACCCTCGCCGGGAGCACGAGCGCGACCCGGTCGGTCGACCCCGACGCCGGGTGGATGAACATCACTATTAGGAACGCGACCACGGGCGCCGTCGAGCGGACGCTGACGAACACGACGCTGGGATCGGTCACCTACCGTGAAGGAGAGACGACTGTCGCGTATCAGGGCGGTGGCGTGTGGACTCGCACCGGCAACGGGAGCGCGATGATATCGCCGCCGGAGTTCCACTACCGCGGGACGACGCTGACGCTCCCCTTGGTGCAGGTGACGGGCGACACCCGACTCGGGAGCAGCGTCGTCGTGCGAAACACGGGGAGTTCGACCGCCGTGTACCCTGACACTGAAGGCGCGGCGGACCTCACGAACCCCCTCGACGATGGGAAAGTCGTCGTCACCGTTGGGAGTGCGTACTACGAGGCGTGGGGACAGTTCTTCCGCGACCGCACCAGCGGCGACGTCGACGTCGACCACGCCAACGAGACGGCGACCATCGAACTCATCGTCCCGTTCGACACGGACTTCGACAACGTCGTCGCGACGACGGCCGCCGGCGGTATCTCCGCAGTTCCCGGACCGCCGCCGAGTCCGTACCGAACGGGTGTTCAACAGCCCTCCGCCGACGACCTGATCGAATCGAAGGTCAACGACTGTGAGAACGGGAGCTGCAACACGTCGGTCTCGTCGGGAACCGTCCTCTATCCCGGAACCTACTACGTCGACGGCGACTACGGAAGTGACCTCGAGGTGGACGCGTCGGCCGGCGACGTGAATCTCGTGGTCAACGGAGACTTCGAACCCGGAACGGTCACCGTGACCGGCCCGAAGAACTTCACCGCCTACGTCCGAGAGGACTTCCAAGTGAGCGGCAGTGACTCCGTCAACGCGGGCGGCGACGTGAACACGACCCGCGTCGTCGTCCACTCGGACGGGCACATCAACTTCAACGGGAAATACGTATTCGTCGGCTTCCTGTACGCGCCTGGTTCGGACATCCAACTCAACGGTGGTGGCGGTCCCAAGACGGTGAATCTGAAGGGCGGCATCGTCGGAGAGACCATCGACGTCAACGGCAAACCGAACGAGTTCGAGTACGACCCGATGATCGAGACGATTAACATCGACGTCACCGGGTCGACTGCTCCCCGAATCACCTTCCTTCACGTCTCTGTCACCGAAGTCAACGTCACCGACGACTGA
- a CDS encoding bacterio-opsin activator domain-containing protein yields the protein MTERSGSRVTEEAVLAVFELLPPGEPYTSSEIADELGCARTTAYKRLQDLAASGQLSTKKVGARGRVWWLPIAVPSDGGGAAEESQASVPDYATLLARELQYHAVFNEAFDAIVIADDEAQYVDVNPAACALFGLPREELLGKTIEDFAPEEYDFENAWRDFQGDQLDRGLFPLVRADGERRIVEFAASPNILPGRHLSVLRDVTERSEAKAELERERERSQRYQKSLAADAVIELSFELTGGDVFSDLSATLDCRFEFEGLVPTSDGRLLQYVTAFDVDPDTLTAVLHESPQVNGCRVVHDSAHATELELDLTDSPVEVLFEAGASSRSMHSEGGVTTLVAEARADLALQPLLEAFTDAYPDATVVTKRTLSRPIVTTRQYRDALANTFTERQRETLRAAYLSGYFEWPRTSKANVIAESMGIAASTWLRHLRIAERKLVQWYFDELEA from the coding sequence ATGACTGAGCGTAGCGGGTCACGGGTCACCGAGGAGGCCGTGTTGGCGGTGTTCGAATTGCTTCCGCCGGGAGAACCGTACACGTCGAGCGAAATCGCCGACGAACTCGGCTGTGCCCGGACGACCGCGTACAAGCGGCTACAAGACCTCGCAGCGTCCGGGCAACTGTCGACGAAGAAGGTCGGCGCACGGGGTCGCGTCTGGTGGCTGCCGATAGCGGTTCCGAGCGACGGCGGCGGCGCCGCGGAGGAGTCCCAAGCGTCGGTTCCGGACTACGCCACGCTTCTCGCGCGAGAACTGCAGTATCACGCCGTCTTCAACGAGGCGTTCGACGCCATCGTGATCGCAGACGACGAGGCGCAGTACGTCGACGTGAACCCCGCGGCGTGTGCGCTGTTCGGCCTCCCACGTGAGGAGTTGCTCGGCAAGACCATCGAAGACTTCGCGCCCGAGGAGTACGACTTCGAGAACGCGTGGCGCGACTTTCAGGGCGATCAGTTGGACCGCGGCCTGTTTCCGCTGGTCCGTGCGGACGGCGAACGCCGCATCGTCGAGTTCGCTGCGAGTCCCAACATCCTCCCCGGGCGACACCTCTCGGTGCTCCGCGACGTGACCGAACGCAGCGAGGCGAAGGCCGAACTGGAACGCGAACGCGAGCGGAGCCAACGGTACCAGAAGTCGCTCGCCGCAGACGCGGTCATCGAACTGTCGTTCGAACTGACCGGTGGCGACGTGTTCAGCGACCTGTCGGCCACGCTCGACTGTCGCTTCGAGTTCGAAGGGTTGGTGCCGACCTCCGACGGTCGACTCCTCCAGTACGTGACCGCCTTCGACGTCGACCCCGACACGCTCACCGCAGTGCTCCACGAGTCGCCGCAGGTGAACGGCTGTCGGGTCGTCCACGACTCGGCCCACGCGACCGAGTTGGAACTCGACCTGACGGACTCACCCGTAGAGGTGCTGTTCGAGGCGGGCGCGAGCAGTCGGTCGATGCACAGCGAAGGGGGCGTCACGACGCTCGTCGCGGAAGCGCGTGCGGACCTCGCGCTCCAACCGCTTCTCGAAGCGTTCACCGACGCGTATCCGGACGCCACAGTCGTCACGAAACGGACGCTCTCGCGCCCGATTGTGACGACGAGGCAGTATCGAGACGCGTTGGCAAACACGTTCACCGAACGACAGCGAGAGACGCTTCGGGCGGCGTATCTGTCGGGGTACTTCGAGTGGCCACGAACGAGCAAGGCGAACGTCATCGCCGAGTCGATGGGCATCGCGGCGTCGACGTGGCTTCGTCACCTCCGAATCGCCGAGCGGAAACTGGTGCAGTGGTACTTCGATGAGCTAGAAGCATAG
- a CDS encoding DUF7289 family protein, whose product MNRAQSDTIGFVLVFSLIVLTVGTVYAMGFPALQELRTGEQLENMERAFTVLDDNVDDMARDGAPSRATEIKLNGGTLAVDSETTIRIRAEEVGNASNNVTVNATSQPITYREGNTVVASSYGAVFRQDGDASVMRERPGWVVDDDHALVPLVVTSRSGDRAALGGSSTILVRSTVIGRGVAGELASDSGVQVNVTVSSPRAEAWKRYFESEGLAPVDSDASDGEITYQFTVDSLVVQQTTVAVELTS is encoded by the coding sequence GTGAACCGCGCACAGAGCGACACCATCGGGTTCGTGCTGGTGTTCTCGCTCATCGTGTTGACCGTCGGGACCGTGTACGCGATGGGCTTCCCCGCGTTACAGGAACTGCGAACGGGCGAACAGTTGGAGAATATGGAGCGAGCGTTCACCGTCCTCGACGACAACGTCGACGATATGGCTCGCGACGGCGCTCCAAGTCGCGCGACCGAGATCAAACTCAACGGCGGCACGCTCGCGGTCGACAGTGAGACGACGATCAGGATACGCGCCGAGGAGGTCGGCAACGCGTCGAACAACGTCACAGTGAACGCCACCTCCCAACCGATCACGTATCGCGAGGGCAACACAGTAGTCGCGTCGTCGTACGGCGCGGTGTTCAGACAGGACGGTGACGCGTCTGTGATGCGCGAGCGTCCGGGGTGGGTCGTCGACGACGACCACGCCCTCGTTCCGCTGGTCGTCACATCTCGTTCGGGTGACCGCGCCGCACTCGGCGGGAGTTCGACCATTCTCGTCCGGAGCACGGTGATCGGACGCGGCGTCGCGGGCGAATTGGCATCAGACTCGGGTGTCCAGGTGAACGTCACGGTGTCGTCGCCCCGGGCGGAGGCGTGGAAACGCTACTTCGAGTCTGAGGGATTGGCACCAGTCGATTCGGACGCCTCCGACGGGGAGATAACCTACCAGTTCACCGTGGACAGTCTCGTCGTCCAGCAGACGACTGTGGCGGTTGAACTCACCTCGTGA
- a CDS encoding 30S ribosomal protein S15, with amino-acid sequence MARMHTRRRGSSGSDNPAADEPPEWSDVDADDIEARVVELAEQGHDPSVIGLKLRDEGVKGTPVPNVKLATDKKVTEILDEHDAGSSLPEDLRNLMERAVRLREHMADNQQDAQNKRALQNTESKIRRLVDYYRGDELDEDFRYSYDVAVDLLEDDA; translated from the coding sequence ATGGCACGAATGCACACCCGCCGTCGAGGGTCGTCCGGTTCGGACAACCCCGCGGCAGACGAACCCCCGGAGTGGAGCGACGTCGACGCCGACGATATCGAAGCACGCGTCGTCGAACTGGCAGAACAGGGTCACGACCCGAGCGTCATCGGCCTGAAACTGCGCGACGAGGGCGTGAAGGGCACGCCGGTCCCGAACGTGAAGCTCGCGACCGACAAGAAGGTCACCGAGATCCTCGACGAGCACGACGCCGGTTCGAGCCTGCCCGAGGACCTCCGCAACCTGATGGAGCGCGCGGTGCGCCTCCGTGAGCACATGGCGGACAACCAGCAGGACGCGCAGAATAAACGCGCACTCCAGAACACCGAGTCGAAGATCCGTCGTCTCGTCGACTACTACCGTGGCGACGAACTCGACGAGGACTTCCGCTACAGCTACGACGTCGCCGTCGACCTCCTCGAGGACGACGCGTAA